AACATCTCACAAAGACATGGGAAGTAAAGAGTTTTCTTGGAGAGGAAGATGAGAGAAGAAGGGAGAATTTTGAGGCTATCGAAGAGATATGATATGATTAGAGAAAGATCTTTTGAGCTTCTGTTGCTTTTCGGGAGAACGAGTGTGAGCGAGAGGAATGGAAATAGAGAGAAAAGGAGAAGATATAAAGCACTGAGCTAACGACCAAGAAGAAAGGTGGCGCCAAGAACAGAGGGAGCTATACTTTGGGTGGAAATAGAAGGTTCGACGTGGCAATCATATGCGCTGCAACCTATCAGAGAGAGTCGTCTTTAATAGTCACTAATATTTTTTGATAAATTTTTGTCAGTTGCATATGAAAAATATGTATAAATATTTTATAATTAAAATTTTTTTCCAAAATAATATATAAATGGGAATTCTTAGAAACATTAATAAAAAATATATTTAGATTTAGGATGTAGTGATTATAATTTAGAGTTTAAATTTCCTCCTTTAATATATACATGGAAATTTTTAAAATAGTATTTATTTGAAAAATAAAAATTTATAGTTAGATTTTGGGTTGAGTAATTATGATTTAGAGTTTAGAATTCCTCCTTTAGTATTTTGGACATTGTGGTGGTTAGAATAAAGTTTTGATTTGAAGTAGTTTAGTCGTTTTACTTTTTAATGTGTGGTGTTATCCCTTTGAAGATTTTCCCTTTGTGCTATTTTTTTCGTCATAAAATTCTTGTGGTGTTATCTAAGAGATTTGTCCAAAATTATATTCTGAAATAATAAGTCAAGTAGAAATGATTCTGATTTTGAGAAATTTTTATATTACGGATATAATACTTGAAAAGCTTACAGTATATGATAACCCAAGGTACATAATTACCAGCAAAATACAAACCTAAAATCTCTGTTGGACAATTATTGATCAAACATAGTAAACAGGAAAAAAAATATATGAAAAGTTCATGATAATTTGGGGAAAAATGAAAATAAAAAGCTAAGGAAGAGGATTTTTTGTATGGTTTAGGCAAGAGCAGGCATGTCCTTGAGCCACTGGTCCAAAGGCTTACCAATAGAGTAAACAATAAACCCAATCTTCCTCAGCTTCTCAGCATCCACAACGTTCCTACCATCGAAAACAAAAGCAGGCTTCTGCATATTCTCAAAGATCCTCTCGTAATCCAGTTTCTTGAACTCGTCCCACTCCGTCAAAATGCAGATACCGTGAGCGTCTTTGGTCGCAGCGTACGCGTCCCAAGCGACAGAGACTTGCTTCACAGTGGTGGGACTCATGGGCTGGAGATGAAGCGGGTGGTCCCAGTCGAACTTGTTCATGGTCAAGTCTCTCTGGATCTGCTCTTCAGTGACTTGCGGGTCGTATATGCTGATACGAGCTTTGTCACCTAAAAGGCCTTTGCAGACATCGATGGCTGGCGTTTCCCTCGTGTCTCCCGTGTCTTTCTTGAAGGCGAAGCCGAGAACAGCAATCTTTTTGTTGGAGACTGTGTTGAACATCGAGGAGACGATGCGGTTGACGAATCTGGTTTTCTGGTAGTCGTTGATCTTGATGACTTGTTTCCAGTACTCTGCGACTTCGGGCAAGCCGTTGCATTCGCAGATGTAGACTAAGTTGAGGATGTCTTTCTGGAAACATGATCCTCCGAACCCGACGCTCGAGTTCAAGAACTTGGGACCGATCCTTGAGTCTTTACCGACGGCGTATGAGACTTCTGATACATTGGCGCCTGTTGCTTCACAGAGCGCAGACATTGCGTTTACTGATGAGATCCTCTGTGCTAAGAATGCGTTAGCTGCAAGCTTTGAAAGCTCGGCTGACCAGAGATTGGTGGTGAGGATTCTCTCTTCAGGAACCCACTGGGAATAAACATCTTTCAAGGCCTTGACAGCTGCAAACCCTTCGGTTGTTTCACGACCACCGATGAGAACACGGTCCGGTTTGAAAAGATCTTCGATAGCGGTTCCTTCAGCGAGGAACTCAGGGTTGGAGAGAATCTGGAACTTGATTCCTTTGCTGTTGTGCGTAAGAATCTTCTCGATGGCCTCTGCGGTTTTGACAGGGACAGTTGATTTCTCGACAACGATCTTGTCGGAAACAGAAACGTCCGCGATCATACGCGCCGCGCTCTCCCAGTAAGTCAAGTCCGCAGCTTTCCCTGCTCCAAGACCGCGGGTCTTGGTCGGGGTGTTGACAGAGACGAAGACAATGTCAGCCTCTCTCACGTGTTTCTCAACGTCGGTGCTGAAGAAAAGATTCTTTCCACGGCATTGCTTAACCACGTCATCAAGACCAGGCTCGTAGATGGGGAGCTGGTCGCTGTTCCAGGCGTTGATCCTTGGCACAGAGATATCAACAACGGCTACTTCAACAGATGGGCATTTTAGAGCAATGACTGCCATGGTTGGACCACCGACATATCCAGCTCCTATGCAGCATATCTTCACCATTGTGCTAATTAACTGGATTAATAAAAAAAAAAGATATTTAGTAAGCTACAGATCTCTCATTAATCAATGTCATTAATAAAAGCCGTAATTGAGAAATAATGTTCAATGCTTTACACAAGCCACAACAATATGAATTCAGAAAATTTTCTTAATTTTTTTTTCTTTTTCATATAGCTGCACTGGAGAATGAGAATTGAGATTCAACATGTTAGATCCAAGCTATAAGCATTTAAAAGAAGAATTATAAAATAGCTAAACTCAGAATCCAGTGTCATAAGAATTAGAAGATGCACATAGAATGCATTTTAAGTAAACATGAAGCGAGTACTAGGTGAAGCTACCGATTCATATCAAAGCAGAGATCATATACTCGTGATCATGCTTATTGCTTAGCAATGAGCCGCTTAAAAAGCGAAATTCACAAACAAATACACACAAACAGCGAGAAATTCAAATCAAAATCTCAGATCTGGTACATGCAAAATGAAATTACGTGAGTTTTCCGCGGATCACCGACACAGATCGAACCTGAATGCATAAAATTCTCAACACTCAGCAGAACATTCAAACCCAAATCTATGTGAAAAAGCGGCAAAATAGGTCGAAATCGAAACGAGATCCGATCGCGATAATCAGTAAATTGGATCGATAAAACACGGATTAGAAACAGAGAGAAGATACCTTTGTGTAGCCTCTGGTGTACACTGTCGGAGAAAATTGCAGGGGAAACCAAATGAATCGCGCTAAATCTGACGATGTTGAAGACGAGCGGGGCGAGCAGCGAGTTTATATACTTGATGAGATTCCTAAAATGCCCTTGATACTGTGAAAGAATAACGTGGTTTTAAATGTGTGTTTTGGTTAATTTATTGCTAATTAGTACATAATTAAATTAAACATTCAGTTAAAAAATCAAAATGGCAAGGTAGAAAAAACGATGGGGCTCACATTGTTTGGCAGGTGTCTTGAAGACACGTTAAACATTTGACATGATTGGACTTCAACTAACATAAATAAAAAAATGTAACTGTAAAAAAAAAATTGTATATCTTTTTGAATCTAGTTTTCTTTTGCTTTCTTTAACTGCTTTAGACATAAATATATGTACTGTAGGAAACAAAATGAATTTCATGTATTGTCTGTCTAACTTTCTTTTCCCTTGAAAATTTAGTGTTTCGTCTAACATTAATGCAAATACATAATTCCAAAAATACATTATATTCAGACATTTTGGAAGCAATTTGAAAAATATATGACTACTTTCCTCCACAATATAAAATAAAAACTGCTGAACAATTTTTCCATCATCTTTTAGGTACATCATGGTTAAGTTCAACGTGAATTGAAGTGCTTCCCAGGTTTTGAGAAACCGGTTCTGTTTTACCCCATCGTCGGATACTCTTTTCTCGGTGCTCATCAAGAAGGAAAACTGAATTACATGCAATGTTCTGGGCTATGGGGGAGAGTCTCCAATGCATATGAAGAATATAATGTTCGAATCATCTCTATATCTGACGACTAATGCTCTCTTGCACCCGCAGTTTTTTCAATATAAAATCTCATAATACTTCATTGGTTTTGATATTTTACAACATGTAGCAATGAATCAAAAATTCCATAATACATAGTGGTAGTTTTTTCTGCGCGTCACTGTCCCTATTATAGTCTATAATATTCTTCCCAAAGGTTGGTGTTTAGTTTCAATAATGTACACTACTATTATTAAAACCCAAATTTGTATCAGTACTTACATGATTGGTGCATTGGAGTCTGCTGGACAAACTTGAGATAAAAGACTAATTGCACTTTGCTTGAAAACCTAGGCACACTTTTTGAAGTGCTTCTCAAGCTATATATGAATAGTTTAATAAATAAAATACACCAACAAGAAAAAAAAATACACCAACAAGAGTGGGGTTGAAAATATATATTTAGATAAATCAGAATAAACTTTTTTTTTTTTTAGAACAAAAAAAACTGAATAAACTATTTGAAACCAAATCTTCTGAAAAATGCGAATACAACATGGTTTGTATACGTTGATCACCCAAAAAGCTGATTCGTATACAACTCAGTTTGGTTTGCTATGTTATTTCATCTATATGACTAGAAACCCCTTAATTATTTTACTAATTAAGTAGTTAAATATAACCATTGGATACATTTTATATATTACGAGTAATTTTATTTTCCATATATTTTTAAAATGATATTTTAGCACGGGTTAATTATGATATTATAAATTACTAAAAGTATTACATATAGAAATTATTCTACAACAACTGTTGGTAGAATATTTTGTCTCGTAAAAACAAAGGTTGAAGCATATGAACACACACATAAATATTATTTGAACCAGAAATATTTAGGTATAAGTATTCAAATTTAAACAATAACTAGATTTTAACCCACACGTCCGTGTAGATATTTTTTTAATTTTTTAATGTATTGATATTATTACAAATATTTTAAATATATAATTTCCATTTTAGTATTATATTGTGTAACTTTATAATATTATTGTTTATATTCCTTATTCGGAATTATTAATATATAGTGATTTGTTTAATATATTTTATTTTGTTATTAATTTTTATTGCTTACTAATATATTTTCGTGTTAAGTACAATAAAATAACAATATGAATAATCAAATAGGCAATTTCTTTCAAAATAGATATATTTTTTAATTTATACATTTTACTATAATACATTTTTAAAATTCATTTATTTATATTATAGAAAAGAAATATGTTTAAGATTATTTTGTATTTACATATTGTGTTTAAAAAATATACTTATGATATCAAACATAAACTGTTCATCTTACAAGTCGCATAATATGTTTTACATCCCCAGCAATTATTTATGATCTTCTCTTCTGGATATTATACATTTTTAAAACAAGTACATAATAATTTACAATAAAATTATTAGATCAAGTCAAGATCACTTAATGACATACCCCTTAGGCGTAACACCTCTAGCTTGATCCAACGTAGTGAAACCTTCCCACACTAAACCACTCTTGGGTCCACGCGCCTTGGCTCGCTTAGACTGTAACCATTCCCAAAAGCAGACCACCCCAGCCCAAATGAGCAGAAGAAAACACCAACCCACGATTCCGAGGAAGAACATTATGTCGTTCGGCGAGATCACTTCCCCTGCAGCATTGTAAGCCAGAAAAAGAGGTATGAAGAGCGGATAATACCAAAACGCACTCTCTTGCCCTAAGCTCAACAAACGCAGCGTCAGTGCTGTGGCTAAGTTAAAGCCCACACTGTTCCACATCCATAGCCATACAAAATCTACGTCACCCATTACCACCGAACCAGCTTTCTGACCGCTTGTTGTTACATTGCTAGTTGTTCCACCGTCAGAAACGCCTCCGGGAGGCTGGAGAACGG
The DNA window shown above is from Brassica oleracea var. oleracea cultivar TO1000 chromosome C3, BOL, whole genome shotgun sequence and carries:
- the LOC106329139 gene encoding UDP-glucose 6-dehydrogenase 3 codes for the protein MVKICCIGAGYVGGPTMAVIALKCPSVEVAVVDISVPRINAWNSDQLPIYEPGLDDVVKQCRGKNLFFSTDVEKHVREADIVFVSVNTPTKTRGLGAGKAADLTYWESAARMIADVSVSDKIVVEKSTVPVKTAEAIEKILTHNSKGIKFQILSNPEFLAEGTAIEDLFKPDRVLIGGRETTEGFAAVKALKDVYSQWVPEERILTTNLWSAELSKLAANAFLAQRISSVNAMSALCEATGANVSEVSYAVGKDSRIGPKFLNSSVGFGGSCFQKDILNLVYICECNGLPEVAEYWKQVIKINDYQKTRFVNRIVSSMFNTVSNKKIAVLGFAFKKDTGDTRETPAIDVCKGLLGDKARISIYDPQVTEEQIQRDLTMNKFDWDHPLHLQPMSPTTVKQVSVAWDAYAATKDAHGICILTEWDEFKKLDYERIFENMQKPAFVFDGRNVVDAEKLRKIGFIVYSIGKPLDQWLKDMPALA